The genomic window CAAATAGCCGGTGATTTCTTTCTTACAAATAACCGGTTATGCACTACAGGAAGATTCTTACAGGTGGTTGGTTGGGTGATCCAGGAGGAGTTGAATAATGACTGAGATTTTCCAACACATTAGCGATCACCCTGTTATTCTCGTCATCACCTTCCACTGCAGGTTGGTTGGAACAAGGTGGGATAGATGCATTGGAAGAAGACGGATTGATTGGGTGACACTCTGAAGCAGCATGCCCATTACCGGCCTCGCTTCGACCGGTTAGTTGTTTCGAAGAACTTGGCTTCGAGACATGACCATCTGACAGGATGATATTGTGACACCCTGAAACCTCATGTGCATGACCCTGGGCAAGTGAAACCAGAATTTCCGATTTCATTTGCTTTATCATTCCAGACACAGTGGCTAGAACGTCATCTTTGTACTGTACAGATGACAAAGCTAACTGTTTCATGGAGTCAATGCCAGACGACACTTTGCCTTCGATCCGCTGGAGCTCAGGTTTGAGAAGGGAAAGCACAATTGGTGAAATTttatcttcttctgcttctATGCTCTGTTTCTCCTTCCCTCGGGTCTGCTTCTTCTTGCCATTTGGTTTGGAGTCTTCCCGCATCTTCTCAACATCAGATTTTGTTACTCCACCTTTGAACATATCTTTGGAGAACACAAACTTTTGAAATATAAGCTTCAAAAGGTTGTCAACTTTGATATCAAACACCTCGTCTGGCCAACCCAAAACAGAATCATTGAGTGGCCGATGAGGATCTTCGGGGATAATGCTGTTCACAACAGCCTACACAACATGGAAGTATCCAATTCCGGTTAAATAATTACTACAAGCACGATTAATATAGGTAATAATATTAGTACTAATTATTCAGTTAAATATGATGTTTACCTCCGATTTTCTGTCTACTTCCCTTGCGTGGGCAGGATTCAAAGTCTTCCTCCTTGCCTTGCTAACAGGGGACTCtatttcatcatcatcactttccGATTCGGAAGAAGAACACGCATCCTGAACCACTTCTGTCAAAGCAGGGACAGCTTCAACAATTACAAGCTGGAGAGCTAGAGCAAAGCCTTTAAGCGCAATGGTATCTTGAGACAAGGATATCTCATCCCTTTTTTTGATACTGGTCATCAGCATATCGAATGCAATACGACCCCATGGAAAAGACAAAAACTCTTCTATGTCTCCAAGTAGCTCAGCGTACTCCTTTAGCATTTTCATCTTAAGATTTGTTGACAGCAACACAGATGAAACTATTGCAAGGCATGCCAATTTCATCCGGATATCTGGATCTGTAACCGTTTTTTTTCGTAGCATCTTCACAGCCTGAGATACTCGCATTTCTTCCATACTCCCAAATAGTTCGGGCCAATAAGGTTTCTCGTtgatattcttcttcttcatcttctgcttTTTGGGGATTTCACCGCAAGGAAGCCCAGTGACTATGGCAAACTCCCTCAATGAAAACCTAATAGGATTTCCGGCAAACCGAAACCAAGCTTCGTGTTTTTTTTCGACCTTCAACTGTCGAGATAGTAGATATCTAGCAAATCTACCAGAAAATGCAGGTTTTTCGGCTATCTCGATGAGTTTACCAAACGACGACTCTCTCAGGTACTGGATCTCAGCTTCG from Raphanus sativus cultivar WK10039 unplaced genomic scaffold, ASM80110v3 Scaffold2886, whole genome shotgun sequence includes these protein-coding regions:
- the LOC130506102 gene encoding uncharacterized protein LOC130506102, which codes for MVSSRIVDYHEDLVEEPEVELPQMVFADGEEPVGVRVLTYQSSRAINTILNALNEAEIQYLRESSFGKLIEIAEKPAFSGRFARYLLSRQLKVEKKHEAWFRFAGNPIRFSLREFAIVTGLPCGEIPKKQKMKKKNINEKPYWPELFGSMEEMRVSQAVKMLRKKTVTDPDIRMKLACLAIVSSVLLSTNLKMKMLKEYAELLGDIEEFLSFPWGRIAFDMLMTSIKKRDEISLSQDTIALKGFALALQLVIVEAVPALTEVVQDACSSSESESDDDEIESPVSKARRKTLNPAHAREVDRKSEVNIIFN